One Gammaproteobacteria bacterium genomic region harbors:
- a CDS encoding peptidase, translating into MAQPTLATQDPGRWIHDLPISLGEYREMLLANLIMIGEIPAPAFDEKARIEFVKQRFTECGLQKVSSGSAGNGLAVLPGRSEGRSILITAHTDTPFPDTVAHTLTVSSDRVTGPGVADNSLGLAALTTLPTIIEGLGLEFTHDLVFMADTRSLGKGNLEGLRSFLTRADIPILAGLSIEGVQLGRLDYISLATLGGEIECIAKTWNGIDGQDTIAALNQIITRLRNIPMPGEPLTRLILGSISGGTSYKTPANSATLRFQLRGESDAVVDGIAEEILTICEEMASNLDIDVDFDVIARTRAGGLSPGHPLVQNALSVQQSLGIGTIAPAHSSAASVFLEEGLPSLTVGVSLGENRGGVREYVEIEPTLKGLAQVIGILRAIDGGCCGED; encoded by the coding sequence ATGGCCCAGCCGACGCTCGCCACGCAGGATCCCGGCCGATGGATCCACGATCTACCAATATCGCTCGGCGAGTACCGTGAAATGCTGCTCGCGAACCTGATCATGATCGGCGAGATTCCGGCGCCGGCCTTCGACGAGAAGGCTCGCATCGAATTCGTCAAGCAACGCTTCACGGAATGCGGGTTGCAGAAGGTCTCTTCCGGCAGCGCCGGAAACGGCCTCGCCGTACTCCCGGGCCGCAGCGAGGGCAGGAGCATCCTGATCACCGCCCATACCGACACGCCATTCCCCGATACGGTCGCCCACACGCTGACCGTATCCAGCGACCGGGTCACGGGACCCGGGGTCGCCGACAACAGCCTGGGCCTGGCCGCGCTCACCACCCTGCCGACGATCATCGAGGGCCTCGGACTCGAGTTCACGCACGACCTGGTCTTCATGGCCGACACACGCAGTCTGGGCAAGGGAAACCTGGAGGGGCTGCGCTCGTTTCTCACCCGCGCCGACATCCCCATACTGGCCGGACTCTCCATCGAAGGTGTGCAGCTCGGTCGCCTCGACTACATCTCGCTGGCCACACTCGGCGGGGAAATCGAATGCATCGCCAAAACGTGGAACGGTATCGATGGCCAGGACACGATCGCGGCGTTGAACCAGATCATCACCCGGTTGCGCAACATTCCGATGCCGGGCGAACCGCTGACCCGACTGATCCTGGGATCCATTTCGGGCGGCACGTCTTACAAGACGCCCGCGAACTCGGCCACGCTGCGGTTTCAGCTGCGCGGGGAATCCGACGCCGTGGTCGATGGCATCGCCGAGGAGATCCTGACCATCTGCGAGGAGATGGCGTCGAACCTGGATATCGACGTGGACTTCGACGTCATCGCCAGGACCCGCGCCGGCGGGCTGTCCCCCGGTCATCCCCTGGTCCAGAACGCGCTGTCGGTCCAGCAGTCGCTCGGCATCGGGACGATCGCCCCGGCCCACTCCTCGGCCGCGTCGGTCTTTCTCGAGGAGGGGCTCCCGTCCCTGACCGTCGGCGTGAGCCTGGGGGAGAATCGCGGCGGGGTGCGCGAATACGTCGAGATCGAACCGACGCTCAAGGGTCTTGCCCAGGTCATCGGCATCCTCAGGGCGATCGACGGGGGCTGCTGTGGCGAAGATTGA